A single region of the Nocardioides ochotonae genome encodes:
- the dnaE gene encoding DNA polymerase III subunit alpha, with product MSAGSGDSFVHLHVHTEYSMLDGAARLGALAERTAELGMPAIAMTDHGNVFGAYEFYRKCKAAGVKPIIGIEAYFAPNVPRQEKKGVSFYGGGPDDVSARGAYTHMTLLSESTKGMHNLFKLTTGAWRDGYFKQPRMDRALLAEHSEGIIGTTGCPSGEIQVHLRHGNYDAARQVAGDFQDILGKENYFLELMDHGLDIENRVRADLLRLGRDVGIPMIATNDSHYVMREDAKAQEHLLCINSGSTMDIPAGDGPGQRFAFSGDGYYIKSPAEMRELWVGKYDLREACDNTLLIAERCEVEFTEGIGTYMPEFPVPDGETEDSWLVKEVHTGLARRYPGGVPEKSRQQADFEIGVITQMGFSGYFLVVADFINWAKENGIRVGPGRGSGAGSMVAYAMRITDLDPLEHGLIFERFLNPDRVSMPDFDIDFDERRRGEVIRYVTDKYGDDRVSYIITYGTIKAKQAVKDSSRILGYPFAMGDKITKAMPAAVMGKDVPLQEIFDPQHKRYSEGGEFRALYDAEADVRRVVDTAIGIEGLKRQWGVHAAGVIMSNTPLVEVIPLLKRPADGAMITQFDYPTCEGLGLIKMDFLGLRNLTVLDDAVKNILANRGEEIVLEDLELTDPKTYELLQRGDTLGVFQLDGGPMRALLRSMRPDAFEDISAVGALYRPGPMGADSHNKYARRKTGREPVEPIHPELAEALEDILGETYGLIVYQEQVMAIAQKLAGYTLGQADLLRRAMGKKKKSELDKQFELFSAGMKERGFSMAAVQTLWDILLPFSDYAFNKAHSAAYGLVSYWTAYLKANYPAEYMAALLTSVKDDKDKSAIYLNECRRMKIQVLPPDVNQSANNFTPVGTDIRFGLGAVRNVGTNVVDGIVSAREEKGRYTDFNDFMSKVPVHVCNKRVLESLIKAGAFDELNHKRRALVAIHENAVDQYVDIKRNEAIGQDSLFGGMDEDAGGGFGITVNIPEIDEWDKTTLLGHERDMLGLYVSDHPLLGLEHVLANGSDCSIGQLMLDEDRPDGSPITITGLVTQVQRKITKRGDAWAMITLEDLDGAIEVLLFPSSYQLAASYLVEDAILTVKGRLSRSKDQPEIMGQEVTAPDLSDGPSGPVVISLPQTRCTPPVVAQLKDVLGTHRGVTEVRLRLMNRDKTLVMSLEHRVTPSSALFADLKALLGPGCLTS from the coding sequence ATGAGCGCCGGCTCCGGTGATTCCTTCGTCCACCTGCACGTGCACACCGAGTACTCGATGCTCGATGGTGCCGCCCGTCTCGGGGCGCTCGCCGAGCGCACCGCGGAGCTGGGGATGCCGGCGATCGCCATGACCGACCACGGCAACGTGTTCGGCGCCTACGAGTTCTACCGCAAGTGCAAGGCGGCCGGCGTCAAGCCGATCATCGGCATCGAGGCCTACTTCGCGCCCAACGTCCCGCGCCAGGAGAAGAAGGGCGTCAGCTTCTACGGCGGCGGCCCCGACGACGTCTCGGCGCGCGGTGCCTACACGCACATGACGCTGCTCTCGGAGTCCACCAAGGGCATGCACAACCTGTTCAAGCTGACCACCGGTGCGTGGCGCGACGGCTACTTCAAGCAGCCGCGCATGGACCGCGCGCTGCTGGCCGAGCACAGCGAGGGCATCATCGGCACCACCGGTTGCCCGTCGGGCGAGATTCAGGTGCACCTGCGTCACGGCAACTACGACGCCGCCCGCCAGGTCGCCGGCGACTTCCAGGACATCCTCGGCAAGGAGAACTACTTCCTCGAGCTGATGGACCACGGCCTCGACATCGAGAACCGGGTCCGTGCCGACCTGCTGCGCCTGGGCCGCGACGTCGGCATCCCGATGATCGCGACCAACGACTCGCACTACGTCATGCGCGAGGACGCCAAGGCCCAGGAGCACCTGCTCTGCATCAACTCCGGCTCGACGATGGACATCCCTGCCGGTGACGGGCCGGGCCAGCGCTTCGCGTTCTCCGGCGACGGCTACTACATCAAGAGCCCGGCCGAGATGCGCGAGCTGTGGGTCGGCAAGTACGACCTGCGCGAGGCCTGCGACAACACCCTGCTGATCGCCGAGCGCTGTGAGGTCGAGTTCACCGAGGGCATCGGCACCTACATGCCGGAGTTCCCGGTGCCCGACGGCGAGACCGAGGACTCCTGGCTGGTCAAGGAGGTCCACACGGGCCTCGCGCGCCGCTACCCCGGCGGGGTCCCGGAGAAGTCGCGCCAGCAGGCCGACTTCGAGATCGGCGTCATCACCCAGATGGGCTTCTCGGGCTACTTCCTCGTCGTCGCCGACTTCATCAACTGGGCCAAGGAGAACGGCATCCGCGTCGGCCCCGGCCGTGGCTCCGGTGCCGGTTCGATGGTCGCCTACGCGATGCGGATCACCGACCTCGACCCGCTCGAGCACGGCCTGATCTTCGAGCGGTTCCTCAACCCCGACCGCGTCTCGATGCCCGACTTCGACATCGACTTCGACGAGCGCCGACGCGGCGAGGTGATCCGCTACGTCACTGACAAGTACGGCGACGACCGGGTGAGCTACATCATCACCTACGGCACCATCAAGGCGAAGCAGGCCGTCAAGGACTCCAGTCGCATCCTCGGCTACCCGTTCGCGATGGGCGACAAGATCACCAAGGCGATGCCTGCCGCGGTGATGGGCAAGGACGTCCCGCTCCAGGAGATCTTCGACCCCCAGCACAAGCGCTACTCCGAGGGCGGCGAGTTCCGCGCGCTCTATGACGCCGAGGCCGACGTACGCCGGGTCGTGGACACCGCCATCGGCATCGAGGGCCTGAAGCGCCAGTGGGGCGTGCACGCGGCCGGCGTGATCATGTCCAACACCCCGCTCGTCGAGGTGATCCCGCTCCTCAAGCGGCCCGCCGACGGCGCGATGATCACCCAGTTCGACTACCCCACCTGTGAGGGCCTCGGCCTGATCAAGATGGACTTCCTGGGCCTGCGCAACCTCACCGTGCTCGACGACGCGGTGAAGAACATCCTGGCCAACCGCGGCGAGGAGATCGTGCTCGAGGACCTCGAGCTGACCGACCCCAAGACCTACGAGCTGCTCCAGCGCGGCGACACCCTCGGCGTCTTCCAGCTCGACGGCGGCCCGATGCGCGCGCTGCTGCGCTCGATGCGACCCGACGCCTTCGAGGACATCTCCGCGGTGGGCGCGCTCTACCGTCCGGGCCCGATGGGCGCGGACTCGCACAACAAGTACGCCCGACGCAAGACCGGGCGCGAGCCGGTGGAGCCGATCCACCCCGAGCTCGCCGAGGCCCTCGAGGACATCCTGGGCGAGACCTACGGCCTGATCGTCTATCAGGAGCAGGTCATGGCGATCGCCCAGAAGCTCGCGGGCTACACGCTGGGTCAGGCCGACCTGCTGCGCCGCGCGATGGGCAAGAAGAAGAAGTCCGAGCTGGACAAGCAGTTCGAGCTGTTCTCCGCGGGCATGAAGGAGCGCGGCTTCTCGATGGCCGCGGTCCAGACGCTGTGGGACATCCTGCTCCCGTTCTCCGACTACGCCTTCAACAAGGCGCACTCCGCGGCGTACGGCCTGGTGTCGTACTGGACCGCCTACCTCAAGGCCAACTACCCGGCCGAGTACATGGCCGCCCTGCTGACCTCGGTGAAGGACGACAAGGACAAGTCGGCCATCTACCTCAACGAGTGCCGGCGGATGAAGATCCAGGTGCTCCCGCCCGACGTGAACCAGTCGGCCAACAACTTCACCCCGGTGGGCACCGACATCCGCTTCGGCCTCGGCGCGGTGCGCAACGTCGGCACCAACGTCGTCGACGGCATCGTGTCGGCGCGCGAGGAGAAGGGCCGCTACACCGACTTCAACGACTTCATGTCGAAGGTCCCCGTGCACGTGTGCAACAAGCGGGTGCTGGAGTCGCTGATCAAGGCCGGCGCCTTCGACGAGCTCAACCACAAGCGCCGCGCGCTGGTCGCCATCCACGAGAACGCCGTCGACCAGTACGTCGACATCAAGCGCAACGAGGCGATCGGGCAGGACTCGCTGTTCGGGGGCATGGACGAGGACGCCGGCGGCGGCTTCGGCATCACCGTGAACATCCCCGAGATCGACGAGTGGGACAAGACCACGCTGCTCGGCCACGAGCGCGACATGCTCGGCCTCTACGTCTCCGACCACCCGCTGCTCGGCCTCGAGCACGTCCTGGCCAACGGCTCGGACTGCAGCATCGGCCAGCTGATGCTCGACGAGGACCGGCCCGACGGCTCGCCGATCACGATCACCGGACTGGTCACCCAGGTCCAGCGCAAGATCACCAAGCGCGGTGACGCCTGGGCGATGATCACCCTGGAGGACCTCGACGGCGCCATCGAGGTGCTGCTGTTCCCCAGCTCCTACCAGCTCGCGGCGAGCTACCTGGTCGAGGACGCGATCCTGACCGTCAAGGGCCGGCTCTCGCGCAGCAAGGACCAGCCCGAGATCATGGGCCAGGAGGTCACGGCGCCGGACCTGTCCGACGGCCCGAGCGGGCCGGTGGTGATCAGCCTGCCGCAGACCCGGTGCACCCCGCCGGTCGTCGCGCAGCTCAAGGACGTGCTGGGCACCCACCGCGGCGTGACCGAGGTGCGGCTGCGACTGATGAACCGTGACAAGACCCTGGTGATGTCCCTGGAGCACCGGGTCACTCCGAGCTCCGCGCTGTTCGCCGATCTCAAGGCGCTCCTGGGGCCCGGATGCCTCACCAGCTGA
- the ybaK gene encoding Cys-tRNA(Pro) deacylase: MARKSAGATPATTALTRAGVSFTLHPYEHDPRAESYGLEAADALGLDPAQVFKTLMADVDGQLAVAVVPVSGQLDLKALARALGGSRATMADKAAAERATGYVVGGISPIGQRRRHRTVVDESALAHPVVYVSAGRRGLDLGLSPADLVAVTDAVTAPIGRR; the protein is encoded by the coding sequence GTGGCGAGGAAGAGCGCCGGCGCGACGCCGGCCACGACGGCCCTGACCCGGGCGGGGGTCTCCTTCACGCTGCACCCCTACGAGCACGACCCGCGCGCGGAGTCCTACGGCCTGGAGGCCGCCGACGCCCTGGGGCTGGACCCGGCGCAGGTCTTCAAGACCCTGATGGCCGACGTCGACGGCCAGCTGGCCGTGGCGGTGGTCCCGGTCTCCGGGCAGCTCGACCTCAAGGCGCTGGCGCGTGCGCTCGGGGGCTCGCGGGCCACGATGGCCGACAAGGCCGCGGCCGAGCGGGCCACGGGGTACGTCGTCGGCGGCATCTCGCCGATCGGCCAGCGGCGTCGCCACCGGACCGTGGTGGACGAGAGCGCGCTGGCACACCCGGTGGTCTACGTCTCCGCGGGACGACGGGGACTGGACCTGGGCCTCTCCCCCGCCGACCTGGTCGCGGTCACGGACGCGGTGACGGCCCCGATCGGTCGTCGCTGA
- a CDS encoding LON peptidase substrate-binding domain-containing protein, with protein MTPTLPMFPLNAVLFPGVSVPLRVFEDRYRALVAHLLEIDDPVDRVFGTVGIREGYEVGDHGAQSLFRVGVRVRVSEIEARPDGSYDIVVVALDRLGLDRLDTSGDFPVGEVHELPEATDGVSEEVLEQARATFTAYRAMLADLGLDPQVGPLPRDATYLSWTLAAAAPLPMSARQELLEAADAGERLVLVTDLLREELRAMNVIASLPATEVARTRWSPN; from the coding sequence GTGACACCCACGCTGCCGATGTTCCCGCTCAACGCGGTCCTGTTCCCGGGCGTGAGCGTCCCGCTCCGGGTCTTCGAGGACCGCTACCGCGCGCTGGTCGCCCACCTGCTGGAGATCGACGACCCCGTCGACCGGGTCTTCGGGACCGTGGGCATCCGCGAGGGCTACGAGGTCGGCGACCACGGCGCCCAGTCGCTGTTCCGGGTCGGGGTGCGGGTCCGGGTCAGCGAGATCGAGGCCCGCCCCGACGGCTCCTACGACATCGTCGTCGTCGCCCTGGACCGGCTCGGCCTGGACCGGCTCGACACCTCCGGCGACTTCCCGGTCGGGGAGGTCCACGAGCTGCCGGAGGCCACCGACGGGGTGTCCGAGGAGGTCCTCGAGCAGGCCCGGGCCACCTTCACCGCCTACCGCGCGATGCTGGCCGACCTCGGGCTCGACCCCCAGGTCGGGCCGCTGCCGCGCGACGCGACGTACCTCTCCTGGACGCTGGCCGCCGCCGCGCCGCTGCCGATGTCGGCGCGCCAGGAGCTGCTCGAGGCCGCCGACGCCGGCGAGCGGCTGGTGCTGGTGACCGACCTGCTGCGTGAGGAGCTGCGGGCGATGAACGTGATCGCCTCGCTGCCGGCGACCGAGGTCGCGCGCACGCGGTGGTCGCCGAACTGA
- the hisD gene encoding histidinol dehydrogenase, protein MIRRIDLRGAASPVDYRAAVPRAEFDVEAATHAVRPILEDVRTRGVEAIRELSQRFDGVAVDDLRVPVAVMTEALANLDPAVRAALEESVRRLRATCSAELETDVVTDLAPGARVTHRMVPVNRVGLYVPGGLAPLVSSVLMNAVPAQVAGVGSIALASPPQAEFGGLPHPNILAACALLGIEEVYAVGGAQAIAMFAYGVGECAKVDLVTGPGNIYVVTAKRLLKGEIGIDSEAGPTEIAVLADDTAVAAHVAADLISQAEHDPLAASVLVTPSERLAEEVLVELDKQVGATKHVERIRTALGGSQSGIVLVDDLEQGLAVVDAYGAEHLEIQTEDASAWAARVTNAGAIFVGPHAPVSLGDYCAGSNHVLPTGGCACHSSGLSVRAFTKSVHVIDYSRDALAEVADHVVTLAEAEDLPGHGAAVRVRFES, encoded by the coding sequence ATGATTCGCCGGATCGACCTGCGGGGGGCCGCGAGCCCCGTCGACTATCGCGCCGCCGTGCCGCGCGCCGAGTTCGACGTCGAGGCCGCCACCCATGCCGTGCGCCCGATCCTCGAGGACGTCCGCACCCGCGGCGTCGAGGCGATCCGTGAGCTGTCCCAGCGCTTCGACGGCGTGGCCGTCGACGACCTGCGGGTCCCGGTCGCGGTGATGACCGAGGCCCTGGCCAACCTCGACCCCGCCGTGCGCGCCGCGCTGGAGGAGTCGGTACGCCGGCTCAGGGCCACCTGCTCCGCCGAGCTCGAGACCGACGTCGTGACCGACCTCGCGCCGGGCGCCCGGGTGACGCACCGGATGGTGCCGGTCAACCGGGTCGGCCTCTACGTGCCGGGCGGGCTGGCCCCGCTGGTCTCCAGCGTGCTGATGAACGCCGTCCCGGCCCAGGTCGCGGGCGTCGGCTCGATCGCGCTGGCGAGTCCGCCGCAGGCCGAGTTCGGCGGCCTGCCGCACCCCAACATCCTGGCCGCGTGCGCGCTGCTGGGCATCGAGGAGGTCTACGCCGTCGGTGGCGCCCAGGCGATCGCGATGTTCGCCTACGGCGTCGGCGAGTGCGCGAAGGTCGACCTCGTCACCGGCCCGGGCAACATCTACGTCGTCACCGCCAAGCGGCTGCTCAAGGGTGAGATCGGCATCGACTCCGAGGCCGGCCCCACCGAGATCGCCGTCCTCGCCGACGACACCGCCGTGGCCGCGCACGTCGCCGCCGACCTGATCAGCCAGGCCGAGCACGACCCGCTCGCCGCGTCCGTGCTGGTCACGCCCTCCGAGCGGCTCGCCGAGGAGGTGCTGGTCGAGCTGGACAAGCAGGTCGGCGCCACCAAGCACGTCGAGCGGATCCGCACCGCGCTCGGCGGCTCGCAGTCGGGCATCGTGCTCGTCGACGACCTCGAGCAGGGCCTGGCCGTCGTGGACGCCTACGGCGCCGAGCACCTGGAGATCCAGACCGAGGACGCGTCCGCCTGGGCGGCGCGGGTCACCAACGCCGGCGCCATCTTCGTCGGCCCCCACGCCCCGGTCTCCCTCGGCGACTACTGCGCCGGCTCCAACCACGTGCTGCCCACCGGCGGCTGCGCCTGCCACTCCTCGGGTCTCTCGGTGCGCGCCTTCACCAAGTCGGTGCACGTCATCGACTACTCGCGTGACGCGCTCGCCGAGGTCGCCGACCACGTGGTGACCCTCGCCGAGGCCGAGGACCTGCCCGGTCACGGCGCCGCGGTGCGCGTGCGCTTCGAGAGCTGA
- a CDS encoding histidinol-phosphate transaminase gives MTQTNPTGERSAWPPLREELRGLEPYGAPQLDVPVQLNTNENPYGPSPECIADIATAVAQAAATLNRYPDREFTELRTELAAYLSRDLSGTGPERITPDMVWAANGSNEVMLQLLQAFGGPGRAALSFAPTYSMYPEYARDTHTHWVQGRREEDFSLDLDAARALIEAERPGVVLLPSPNNPTGTALPPEAVSVLCEAAASYEPQGLVVVDEAYGEFRRAGTPSALELLGTHRNLVVSRTMSKAFALAGARLGYLAADPAILDAVRLVRLPYHLSAVTQAVALAALRHAPELLGKVDDLRAERDACVTWLRGQGLSVADSDANFVLFGTFADRHAVWQGLLEHGVLVRETGPVGWLRVSIGTPDEMAAFRTALTEVLAAAPAPDPHDPHTLEAP, from the coding sequence GTGACCCAGACGAACCCCACGGGGGAGAGGTCTGCCTGGCCGCCCCTGCGCGAGGAGCTGCGCGGCCTCGAGCCGTACGGCGCCCCGCAGCTCGACGTGCCGGTGCAGCTCAACACCAACGAGAACCCCTACGGCCCCTCGCCGGAGTGCATCGCCGACATCGCGACCGCGGTGGCGCAGGCGGCGGCCACGCTGAACCGCTACCCCGACCGTGAGTTCACCGAGCTGCGCACCGAGCTCGCGGCGTACCTCTCCCGGGACCTGTCCGGGACCGGGCCGGAGCGGATCACCCCCGACATGGTGTGGGCCGCCAACGGCTCCAACGAGGTCATGCTCCAGCTGCTCCAGGCCTTCGGCGGCCCGGGGCGAGCCGCGCTGAGCTTCGCCCCGACGTACTCGATGTATCCCGAGTACGCCCGCGACACCCACACCCACTGGGTGCAGGGCCGCCGCGAGGAGGACTTCTCCCTCGACCTGGACGCCGCGCGCGCCCTGATCGAGGCCGAGCGGCCCGGGGTCGTGCTGCTGCCCTCGCCGAACAACCCCACCGGCACCGCGCTGCCGCCCGAGGCGGTCAGCGTGCTGTGCGAGGCCGCGGCGTCCTACGAGCCGCAGGGCCTGGTCGTCGTCGACGAGGCGTACGGCGAGTTCCGTCGCGCCGGCACCCCCAGCGCCCTGGAGCTGCTCGGCACCCATCGCAACCTGGTGGTCAGCCGCACCATGAGCAAGGCGTTCGCGCTGGCCGGGGCCCGTCTGGGCTACCTGGCCGCGGACCCGGCGATCCTCGACGCGGTGCGGCTGGTCCGCCTGCCCTACCACCTCTCCGCGGTGACCCAGGCGGTCGCGCTCGCCGCGCTGCGCCACGCCCCCGAGCTGCTCGGCAAGGTCGACGACCTGCGTGCCGAGCGGGACGCCTGCGTGACCTGGCTGCGCGGGCAGGGCCTGAGCGTCGCCGACAGCGACGCCAACTTCGTGCTCTTCGGCACCTTCGCGGACCGCCACGCGGTCTGGCAGGGTCTGCTCGAGCACGGGGTGCTGGTGCGTGAGACCGGCCCGGTGGGCTGGCTCCGCGTCTCGATCGGCACCCCGGACGAGATGGCGGCGTTCCGGACGGCGCTCACCGAGGTCCTCGCCGCCGCGCCCGCACCCGATCCTCACGACCCGCACACCCTGGAGGCACCATGA
- the hisB gene encoding imidazoleglycerol-phosphate dehydratase HisB produces MSRTARIERQTSESKVLVEVNLDGTGKHDISTGIGFYDHMLTAFARHSLVDLIVQSEGDHWIDAHHTTEDTAIALGQALRQALGDKRGIRRFGDATVPLDEALVQAVVDVSGRPYCVHTGEPEGQQYVQLGGSTPAYLGSLTQHVFETIAFHGHLALHVRVLAGREPHHIVETQFKAFARAFRDAVALDPRETGVPSTKGAL; encoded by the coding sequence ATGAGCAGGACCGCCCGCATCGAGCGGCAGACGAGCGAGTCGAAGGTCCTCGTCGAGGTGAACCTCGACGGCACCGGCAAGCACGACATCTCGACCGGCATCGGGTTCTACGACCACATGCTGACCGCGTTCGCGCGGCACTCGCTGGTCGACCTGATCGTGCAGTCCGAGGGTGACCACTGGATCGACGCCCACCACACGACCGAGGACACCGCGATCGCCCTGGGCCAGGCGCTGCGCCAGGCGCTGGGGGACAAGCGGGGGATCCGTCGCTTCGGCGACGCCACGGTGCCGCTCGACGAGGCGCTCGTGCAGGCGGTCGTCGACGTGTCGGGCCGCCCCTACTGCGTGCACACCGGTGAGCCCGAGGGCCAGCAGTACGTCCAGCTCGGTGGCAGCACCCCGGCGTACCTCGGCTCGCTGACCCAGCACGTCTTCGAGACCATCGCCTTCCACGGCCACCTCGCGCTGCACGTGCGGGTGCTCGCCGGCCGGGAGCCGCACCACATCGTGGAGACCCAGTTCAAGGCCTTCGCGCGCGCCTTCCGCGACGCCGTGGCGCTGGACCCCCGTGAGACGGGCGTCCCGAGCACCAAGGGTGCGCTCTGA
- the hisH gene encoding imidazole glycerol phosphate synthase subunit HisH, producing MSARKRVVVLDYGSGNLRSAVRAVERAGAEVTLTADRKLAQDADGLLVPGVGAFAACMEGLRAVRGPELIGRRLAGGRPVLGICVGMQVLFARGVEHGVETEGCDEWPGVVERLQAPVVPHMGWNTVEVPEGSRLFAGLEDERFYFVHSYAVREWTLETNDRTEAPRVTWSEHGGDRFVAAVENGPLSATQFHPEKSGDAGAALLRNWVQSL from the coding sequence CTGAGCGCCCGGAAGCGGGTCGTCGTCCTCGACTACGGCTCGGGCAACCTGCGCTCGGCCGTCCGTGCCGTCGAGCGGGCCGGCGCGGAGGTCACCCTCACCGCTGACCGCAAGCTCGCCCAGGACGCCGACGGCCTGCTGGTGCCCGGCGTGGGCGCGTTCGCCGCGTGCATGGAGGGGCTGCGCGCGGTGCGCGGACCCGAGCTGATCGGGCGCCGCCTCGCCGGCGGCCGGCCGGTGCTCGGCATCTGCGTGGGCATGCAGGTCCTGTTCGCCCGCGGCGTGGAGCACGGCGTCGAGACCGAGGGCTGCGACGAGTGGCCCGGCGTCGTCGAGCGGCTCCAGGCCCCCGTCGTACCCCACATGGGCTGGAACACCGTCGAGGTCCCCGAGGGCTCGCGGCTCTTCGCCGGCTTGGAGGACGAGCGGTTCTACTTCGTGCACTCCTACGCGGTGCGCGAGTGGACCCTGGAGACCAACGACCGCACCGAGGCGCCGCGGGTGACCTGGTCCGAGCACGGCGGCGACCGGTTCGTCGCGGCCGTCGAGAACGGTCCGCTCTCCGCCACCCAGTTCCACCCCGAGAAGTCCGGGGACGCCGGCGCCGCGCTGCTGCGCAACTGGGTGCAGTCGCTCTGA
- the priA gene encoding bifunctional 1-(5-phosphoribosyl)-5-((5-phosphoribosylamino)methylideneamino)imidazole-4-carboxamide isomerase/phosphoribosylanthranilate isomerase PriA, which yields MSDYLQLLPAVDITEGQAVQLAQGVAGSERAYGDPIAAALRWQEAGSEWLHLVDLDAAFGRGSNRELQAQIVGALDIDVEMSGGIRDDESLEAALATGCRRVNIGTAALEKPEWCAKIIAEHGDRIAIGLDVRGTTLAARGWTKDGGDLYETLARLDSEGCARYVVTDVNKDGMLQGPNLQLLRDVCAATDAPVIASGGVTELSDIEALMELVPLGVEGAIAGTALYEGRFTLEEALALTLPASRRTR from the coding sequence ATGAGCGACTACCTCCAGCTGCTGCCCGCCGTCGACATCACCGAGGGGCAGGCCGTCCAGCTCGCGCAGGGTGTCGCCGGCTCCGAGCGCGCGTACGGCGACCCGATCGCCGCCGCGCTGCGCTGGCAGGAGGCCGGGAGCGAGTGGCTGCACCTGGTGGACCTCGACGCCGCCTTCGGGCGCGGCAGCAACCGCGAGCTCCAGGCGCAGATCGTCGGCGCCCTCGACATCGACGTGGAGATGAGCGGCGGCATCCGCGACGACGAGTCGCTGGAGGCCGCGCTGGCCACCGGCTGCCGCCGGGTCAACATCGGCACCGCCGCGCTGGAGAAGCCCGAGTGGTGCGCCAAGATCATCGCCGAGCACGGCGACCGGATCGCGATCGGCCTCGACGTGCGCGGCACGACCCTCGCGGCGCGCGGCTGGACCAAGGACGGCGGCGACCTCTATGAGACCCTCGCCCGCCTGGACTCCGAGGGGTGCGCGCGCTACGTCGTCACCGACGTCAACAAGGACGGCATGCTGCAGGGCCCGAACCTGCAGCTGCTGCGCGACGTGTGCGCCGCCACCGACGCCCCGGTGATCGCCTCCGGTGGCGTCACCGAGCTCTCCGACATCGAGGCGCTCATGGAGCTGGTCCCGCTCGGCGTCGAGGGCGCGATCGCCGGCACCGCGCTCTACGAGGGCCGCTTCACCCTCGAGGAGGCGCTCGCGCTCACGCTCCCGGCCTCGCGGCGTACCCGATGA
- the hisF gene encoding imidazole glycerol phosphate synthase subunit HisF — protein MSLAVRVIPCLDVDAGRVVKGINFRELRDAGDPVELARTYDAEGADELTFLDISASHEGRATTMDIVSRTAEEVFIPLTVGGGVSSVADVDRLLRAGADKVAVNTAAIRRPELVAEIADRFGNQVLVLSVDARRAEGMDSGFEVTTHGGRTSAGLDALEWAARAAELGAGEILLNAMDADGTEDGFDLDLIRAVRREVSIPVIASGGAGRAEHFAPAIDAGADAVLAATVFHFGKVRVREVKDALSAAGHPVR, from the coding sequence ATGAGCCTCGCGGTCCGGGTCATCCCGTGCCTCGACGTCGACGCCGGCCGGGTGGTCAAGGGCATCAACTTCCGCGAGCTGCGCGACGCCGGCGACCCGGTCGAGCTGGCCCGCACCTATGACGCGGAGGGCGCCGACGAGCTGACCTTCCTCGACATCTCCGCCTCCCACGAGGGACGCGCCACGACGATGGACATCGTCTCGCGCACCGCCGAGGAGGTCTTCATCCCGCTCACCGTCGGTGGCGGCGTCTCCTCGGTCGCCGACGTGGACCGGCTGCTGCGCGCCGGCGCCGACAAGGTCGCGGTCAACACCGCGGCGATCCGCCGTCCCGAGCTGGTCGCGGAGATCGCGGACCGCTTCGGCAACCAGGTGCTGGTGCTCTCCGTGGACGCCCGCCGTGCCGAGGGGATGGACTCGGGCTTCGAGGTCACGACCCACGGCGGTCGCACGTCCGCCGGCCTCGACGCGCTGGAGTGGGCGGCGCGCGCCGCCGAGCTCGGTGCGGGGGAGATCCTGCTCAACGCGATGGACGCCGACGGCACCGAGGACGGCTTCGACCTCGACCTGATCCGCGCCGTGCGTCGCGAGGTCTCGATCCCGGTCATCGCCTCCGGCGGCGCCGGCCGCGCCGAGCACTTCGCGCCGGCCATCGACGCCGGCGCCGACGCCGTGCTCGCCGCGACCGTCTTCCACTTCGGCAAGGTCCGGGTCCGCGAGGTCAAGGACGCGCTCAGCGCCGCCGGCCACCCGGTGCGCTGA
- a CDS encoding AIM24 family protein: MRSDLFGTNLESTTHDRFALQNSKMLRVTLDGDVMARQGAMVAYQGEVDFAYQGAGGMGRFLKKTLTGEGMPLMRVSGRGDVFLADDAMEIHLVQLEGDSLTVNGSNVLAFDSALTWDIKRVEGASVMAGGVFNTTFTGTGTVAVTAHGTPVVLNVDAPTYADIQSAVAWSASLSTSVRRTAGAGALIGRGSGEAFQLAFSGQGFVLVQASEGRVVPSHTH; this comes from the coding sequence ATGCGCAGCGACCTGTTCGGCACCAACCTCGAGTCGACGACCCATGACCGCTTCGCGTTGCAGAACTCCAAGATGCTCCGGGTGACCCTGGACGGGGACGTCATGGCGCGCCAGGGCGCGATGGTCGCCTACCAGGGCGAGGTCGACTTCGCCTACCAGGGAGCGGGCGGCATGGGGCGATTCCTGAAGAAGACCCTCACCGGCGAGGGCATGCCGCTGATGAGGGTGTCCGGGCGCGGTGACGTCTTCCTCGCCGACGACGCGATGGAGATCCACCTCGTGCAGCTCGAGGGCGACTCCCTCACGGTCAACGGCAGCAACGTCCTCGCCTTCGACTCGGCGCTCACGTGGGACATCAAGCGGGTGGAGGGCGCGTCGGTGATGGCCGGCGGCGTCTTCAACACCACGTTCACCGGCACCGGGACCGTCGCGGTCACCGCCCACGGCACGCCGGTCGTGCTGAACGTCGACGCGCCGACGTACGCCGACATCCAGTCGGCGGTCGCGTGGTCGGCCTCGCTGAGCACGTCGGTCCGGCGTACCGCGGGAGCCGGCGCGCTCATCGGTCGAGGATCCGGGGAGGCCTTCCAGCTCGCCTTCAGCGGCCAGGGGTTCGTGCTCGTCCAGGCCAGCGAGGGCCGGGTCGTGCCCTCGCACACCCACTGA